A single window of Sphingobacterium sp. ML3W DNA harbors:
- the acs gene encoding acetate--CoA ligase, protein MSLQIKSFEEYQEVYKKSVDNPETFWGEIAENFFWKRKWTNVLNWNFTEPNVKWFEGGKLNITENCLDRHIYNLGDKPAIIWEPNDPNEEHRILSYKQLLQKVEQFANVLKNNNIRKGDRVCIYLPMVPELVIATLACARIGAIHNVVFGGFSAQSIADRINDAACKVVVTSDGSYRGTKVLELKSIVDDALMQCESVERVIVLTRTRTPVSMIKGRDVWWEDEIKKVETQGNPACPAEEMDSEDTLFILYTSGSTGKPKGVVHTTGGYMVYTGYTFANVFQYQQGEIYFCTADIGWITGHSYIVYGPLSQGATSLMFEGTPTYPDAGRLWDIVDKFKVNILYTAPTAIRSLMAFGDSFIDGKDLSSIRKLGSVGEPINEEAWHWYNEKVGKGKAPIVDTWWQTENGGILIAPMAGISPTIPGYAMLPLPGVQPALMDESGKEIEGNDVSGNLCIKFPWPGMLRTTWGDHERCRQTYFATYENMYFTGDGCYRSPEGYYKITGRVDDVLNVSGHRIGTAEVENAINMHSDVVESAIVGYPHPVKGQGIYAYVIANHHIDEESTRKDIMQTITRLIGAIAKPDIIQFVSDLPKTRSGKIMRRILRKISEGETSNLGDTSTLQDPTVVDSIIEGAKKLKK, encoded by the coding sequence ATGAGTCTACAAATCAAATCGTTTGAAGAATATCAAGAAGTTTATAAAAAAAGTGTGGATAATCCGGAAACTTTCTGGGGAGAGATAGCGGAAAACTTTTTTTGGAAAAGAAAATGGACAAATGTTCTGAATTGGAATTTCACAGAGCCTAATGTGAAATGGTTCGAAGGTGGTAAATTGAATATCACAGAAAATTGTCTAGATCGTCACATCTATAATTTAGGAGATAAGCCGGCTATTATTTGGGAACCAAATGATCCAAATGAAGAACATCGAATTTTATCTTACAAGCAACTATTACAGAAAGTTGAGCAATTTGCCAACGTTTTAAAAAATAATAATATCCGCAAAGGAGACCGTGTCTGTATCTATTTACCGATGGTGCCCGAACTGGTTATTGCAACATTGGCATGTGCACGTATTGGTGCTATTCACAATGTTGTTTTTGGAGGATTTTCGGCACAATCTATTGCAGACCGCATCAATGATGCTGCTTGTAAAGTCGTCGTGACCTCTGATGGTAGTTACCGTGGTACAAAAGTATTGGAATTAAAAAGTATTGTTGATGATGCTTTGATGCAATGTGAATCGGTAGAACGCGTAATCGTATTGACGAGAACGCGTACTCCTGTATCCATGATCAAAGGTCGTGATGTATGGTGGGAAGATGAAATCAAAAAAGTAGAAACGCAAGGAAATCCTGCATGCCCGGCTGAAGAGATGGACTCAGAAGATACCTTATTCATCCTTTATACCTCAGGTTCTACAGGGAAACCAAAAGGAGTAGTCCATACAACAGGAGGCTATATGGTCTACACGGGCTATACTTTTGCAAACGTTTTCCAATATCAACAAGGTGAAATTTATTTCTGTACTGCAGATATAGGCTGGATTACGGGACACTCGTATATTGTTTACGGACCACTTTCTCAAGGAGCTACTTCATTAATGTTTGAAGGTACACCAACATATCCAGATGCTGGTCGCTTATGGGATATCGTAGACAAGTTTAAAGTAAATATATTATATACAGCACCAACGGCTATCCGTTCATTGATGGCCTTTGGAGATTCGTTTATAGATGGTAAAGATTTGAGCAGTATCCGTAAGCTAGGGTCTGTTGGAGAGCCTATCAACGAGGAAGCTTGGCACTGGTATAATGAGAAAGTGGGTAAAGGAAAAGCTCCAATTGTTGATACCTGGTGGCAAACTGAAAATGGTGGTATCTTAATCGCTCCTATGGCCGGTATTTCACCAACCATACCAGGATATGCCATGTTACCATTACCAGGGGTACAACCAGCATTGATGGATGAAAGTGGAAAGGAAATTGAAGGAAATGATGTTTCTGGAAATTTATGCATCAAATTCCCGTGGCCAGGTATGTTACGTACGACTTGGGGTGATCATGAACGTTGCCGCCAAACTTATTTTGCTACTTATGAAAATATGTACTTTACAGGTGATGGTTGTTATAGAAGTCCAGAAGGTTATTACAAAATCACAGGCCGTGTCGATGATGTATTAAATGTATCTGGACACCGTATCGGAACAGCAGAAGTAGAAAACGCCATCAATATGCACTCCGATGTTGTAGAATCTGCAATTGTAGGTTACCCACATCCCGTTAAAGGACAGGGAATTTATGCCTATGTTATTGCGAATCATCACATCGATGAAGAGAGCACGCGTAAGGATATTATGCAAACCATCACCAGATTGATCGGTGCTATTGCGAAGCCAGATATTATCCAATTCGTTTCGGACCTACCGAAGACGCGTTCTGGAAAAATCATGCGCCGTATCCTACGTAAAATTTCTGAAGGAGAAACTTCGAATCTAGGGGATACCTCTACTTTACAAGACCCTACGGTGGTGGATTCCATTATCGAAGGAGCTAAAAAACTGAAAAAGTAA
- a CDS encoding PH domain-containing protein, producing the protein MVIKYKSRNTPIGYFWGLLMVTFTIWLSYPSLKEGRYLGLILFGCLSVVVWYFTFLFPAYQIDGKTFQGRSINGKIDIDITTIRKIETYTHFWGIGIFSPMQKGLLIHYGNFQDVFVNPKDQVDFIKQLCEINPSIELAGKIN; encoded by the coding sequence ATGGTTATAAAATATAAATCACGGAATACACCAATAGGATACTTTTGGGGACTTCTTATGGTCACTTTTACGATTTGGTTATCATACCCCTCGCTGAAGGAAGGAAGATACCTTGGTCTGATATTATTTGGATGTCTGTCAGTGGTAGTATGGTATTTTACTTTTTTATTCCCAGCATATCAAATTGATGGAAAAACATTTCAAGGTAGATCAATTAATGGTAAGATTGATATCGACATTACTACAATTCGTAAGATTGAAACCTATACACATTTCTGGGGCATAGGAATTTTTAGTCCTATGCAGAAAGGTCTATTGATTCATTATGGTAACTTTCAAGATGTATTTGTCAATCCCAAAGATCAAGTGGACTTTATTAAACAGTTATGTGAAATTAACCCAAGTATTGAGCTAGCTGGAAAGATAAATTAA
- a CDS encoding DUF4302 domain-containing protein — MKRIVYICFAAVLFMGCSKDKTDLTFEATPEERIGEKLAEVKSALVSAPYGWIAGMGTNAKGGYGFYIKFGEDDKLTMLSDYSDESATKSVASTYRVKWGSTASLIFDTYNYITLMQDPVPGVAGGVAGKGYQSDIEFNFDRISGDSVIFIGKKYLNSLILIKATELEQKSYLDGSYKNGIAKNKNYFTLNPFTTITIGGQKTEFSFDFISKSVKFTSLQSDDSYLSISNSIYHSIDGIEVLDGVLVNNVYLTSFIWEGNTISAIDRDGKTYEVSSNTTSIVPYLNALGKTFTKVVVQNATTYAGWSSDFVTRRAAIKSALGGWNISGSPLVLGTINFNFDTVNKRLAIVFNLTYGTSSTTLTYNYTYTLTDGKFKFNIIPPAGGNEAAIYVSLAQFLQERINTDTFKMEYFVDTSTGQILSQFNSIEHPNFTFTGKNQ, encoded by the coding sequence ATGAAAAGAATAGTATATATATGTTTTGCTGCGGTCCTATTTATGGGCTGTAGCAAAGATAAAACCGATCTTACTTTCGAAGCGACGCCAGAAGAGCGAATTGGTGAAAAACTTGCTGAGGTTAAATCAGCATTAGTTTCAGCACCATATGGATGGATTGCTGGCATGGGAACTAATGCCAAAGGAGGATATGGTTTTTATATTAAGTTTGGCGAAGATGATAAATTAACAATGTTAAGTGATTATTCTGACGAGTCAGCAACAAAATCTGTAGCATCTACTTATCGTGTAAAGTGGGGTTCCACAGCGTCATTAATTTTTGATACCTATAATTATATTACCTTGATGCAAGATCCTGTACCTGGAGTAGCTGGAGGTGTAGCAGGGAAAGGTTATCAGAGCGATATTGAATTTAATTTTGATCGTATTTCAGGAGACTCGGTAATATTCATCGGTAAAAAATATTTGAATTCTTTAATTTTGATTAAAGCAACAGAATTAGAGCAAAAATCTTATTTAGATGGATCATATAAGAATGGTATAGCCAAAAATAAAAATTACTTTACTTTGAATCCATTTACAACGATCACAATCGGGGGACAAAAAACAGAATTTTCATTTGACTTCATTAGTAAATCTGTTAAATTTACTTCTTTACAATCCGATGATTCGTATTTATCTATCTCTAATTCAATTTATCATTCGATTGATGGAATAGAAGTGCTCGACGGGGTATTAGTTAACAATGTTTATTTAACTAGTTTTATATGGGAGGGTAATACTATATCTGCTATTGACAGAGATGGTAAGACCTATGAAGTAAGTTCAAATACGACGTCTATTGTGCCTTATTTAAATGCATTAGGAAAAACCTTTACTAAGGTTGTCGTTCAAAATGCAACTACATATGCTGGTTGGAGCTCTGATTTTGTGACTAGAAGGGCTGCAATTAAATCAGCACTTGGAGGTTGGAATATATCAGGATCACCTTTAGTTTTGGGAACAATTAATTTCAATTTTGACACAGTGAATAAGCGGTTAGCAATAGTATTTAATCTTACTTATGGAACTTCTTCAACAACATTGACTTATAATTATACCTATACGTTGACTGATGGAAAGTTTAAATTTAACATTATACCACCTGCAGGTGGAAATGAAGCTGCTATATATGTATCTCTAGCTCAATTCTTACAAGAAAGAATTAATACGGATACATTTAAAATGGAGTACTTTGTTGACACATCCACAGGTCAGATATTGTCTCAATTTAACAGTATCGAACATCCCAATTTTACGTTTACAGGCAAAAATCAATAA
- a CDS encoding substrate import-associated zinc metallohydrolase lipoprotein, with protein MKKIFYSIIAVLMILNVVSCTKDEDNLDVDLTKYNSDITANNEIDNWLTTSFVDPYNIEVVYRFERNFTDVNRDISPVYFEKVQPMMDAVLKTFLKTYEEVAGKAFIKKYTPKQFVLYGSPSYNDNGSITLGTADNGRRIVLYELNSLDFTNPDQVKRPIHTIHHEFTHILNQNIVIPPAFEQISKADYTSDWTGAANTAAVAKSLGFITRYSRSSFGEDFAEMTSFLLVDGQIAFENYCSTTNAVAASKLRAKEQLVTSYFKDYYNIDFKILQAAVQKSLADNYNAVDPVDISQSLSNWLINSKVSTIRYTVNAPYLNKYGDPATFKNIVANLQAAFRVNTVNPFPAGVIDYIEFRFTDASNVVVRIGFRTSSTATTNYSADFYFGMNINPTTWEVLFTKSTLNGTFYGTNGDIFNDGFEANLLPYLTNRMFIADWLPSTITPSSPLYRTYGGFYEKGVASNYFYGPVVLK; from the coding sequence ATGAAAAAGATATTTTATTCTATTATAGCTGTATTGATGATATTGAATGTTGTTTCTTGTACCAAAGATGAAGACAACTTGGATGTTGATTTAACAAAATATAATTCAGATATTACTGCTAATAACGAAATTGATAATTGGTTGACAACATCCTTTGTTGACCCTTATAATATTGAAGTCGTTTATCGCTTTGAACGAAATTTTACAGATGTCAATCGTGATATTTCGCCGGTCTATTTTGAAAAAGTACAACCGATGATGGATGCTGTATTGAAGACATTTTTGAAGACCTATGAAGAGGTTGCAGGAAAGGCCTTTATTAAAAAATATACCCCAAAGCAATTTGTGCTTTATGGTTCGCCATCCTATAATGATAATGGATCGATTACATTAGGTACAGCCGATAATGGTAGACGAATAGTATTATACGAATTAAATAGCTTAGATTTTACTAATCCAGATCAAGTTAAGCGTCCTATACATACTATTCACCATGAGTTTACACACATCTTAAATCAGAATATAGTTATACCTCCAGCTTTTGAACAAATTTCTAAAGCAGATTATACATCTGACTGGACTGGTGCTGCCAACACAGCTGCTGTTGCAAAGAGTTTAGGTTTTATTACTCGATATTCGAGAAGTTCTTTCGGAGAAGATTTTGCCGAAATGACTTCATTTCTTTTAGTCGATGGTCAGATTGCTTTTGAAAATTACTGTTCTACAACAAATGCAGTAGCAGCTTCAAAATTAAGAGCAAAAGAGCAGTTAGTTACATCATATTTTAAGGATTATTATAATATTGATTTCAAAATTTTGCAAGCGGCTGTGCAGAAATCTTTAGCAGACAATTATAATGCTGTTGATCCTGTTGATATTTCTCAATCATTGTCAAATTGGTTGATAAATAGTAAAGTTTCGACAATTCGTTATACTGTAAATGCGCCTTACTTGAATAAATACGGTGACCCGGCGACATTCAAAAATATAGTAGCTAATCTTCAAGCGGCATTTAGAGTAAATACTGTGAATCCTTTTCCTGCTGGAGTGATCGATTATATTGAATTTAGATTTACTGATGCTTCAAATGTTGTCGTTCGTATAGGTTTTAGAACGAGCTCTACTGCAACAACTAATTATAGTGCAGATTTCTATTTTGGTATGAATATCAATCCGACTACTTGGGAGGTTTTATTTACAAAATCTACGCTTAATGGTACTTTTTATGGAACTAATGGGGATATATTTAATGACGGATTTGAAGCAAATCTATTACCATATTTGACCAATAGAATGTTTATCGCTGATTGGTTACCATCAACAATTACCCCTTCTTCTCCTTTGTATAGAACTTATGGAGGTTTTTACGAAAAAGGTGTAGCGAGTAACTATTTTTATGGACCAGTTGTTTTAAAATAA
- a CDS encoding RagB/SusD family nutrient uptake outer membrane protein, translating to MKTLKIKTPNIKVFSVLLASTFIFTSCNKYLDEYPDMRTDINTVEKVAQLVGSAYPGRDYLAMAETYSDNAVDKGPSVGHNDEPFVSLYNWKDISDDGNNTPTIYWNSCYEGINNANQALKAIQENDFGDKVLPYKGEALIARAYAHFMLVTFFAKAYEIGKDNSSPGIPYVLEPETVVLAKYERGTVASVYAQIEKDLEEGIALLNGGVWQVPKYHFTPAAAHLFASRFFLFKGDWDKVIEHANLAVPNGNYLTSLRPWNSTFRNYTSEDFRTELTKADKNYNILLANTYSTYQRSNIGGNTRYGFGTTVFQNIYNGNTAAGAAFYNKGLRWSDGNYTTYVFKEYFYYSNVAAGIGFPYIMQPLFIADEGLMNRAEAYIQKGNYGEALQDLNQFASVRITNFNSTNHAVTVDKSKAFFNVTDDKEALIKTVLQFKQVGWMCEGMRWFDILRHRIPVVHNQLAVDGSETFVTLDPDDNRRMFQIPQDAKIAGIELNPR from the coding sequence ATGAAAACATTGAAAATAAAAACACCAAATATAAAAGTATTCTCAGTTTTATTAGCAAGTACTTTTATTTTTACCTCGTGTAATAAATATTTGGATGAATATCCTGACATGCGTACCGATATAAATACAGTTGAAAAGGTGGCACAACTAGTTGGGTCAGCATATCCTGGACGCGATTATTTAGCGATGGCAGAGACCTATTCAGATAATGCTGTAGATAAGGGGCCCTCTGTAGGGCATAATGACGAACCTTTTGTCAGTTTATATAATTGGAAAGATATTAGTGATGATGGTAATAATACACCGACTATCTACTGGAACTCTTGTTATGAAGGTATCAATAATGCAAACCAGGCTCTTAAAGCTATCCAAGAAAACGATTTTGGAGACAAAGTACTTCCATATAAGGGTGAGGCATTGATTGCTAGAGCATATGCTCATTTTATGCTTGTTACTTTTTTTGCGAAAGCTTACGAAATTGGAAAAGATAATAGTTCACCAGGAATTCCCTATGTTTTGGAGCCAGAAACTGTTGTTCTTGCCAAATACGAAAGAGGAACAGTGGCGTCAGTGTATGCGCAGATTGAAAAAGATTTAGAAGAAGGGATTGCATTGTTAAATGGCGGAGTTTGGCAGGTTCCTAAATATCATTTTACCCCGGCTGCAGCACATCTATTTGCATCTCGTTTTTTCTTATTTAAAGGTGACTGGGATAAAGTTATTGAACATGCTAATCTAGCTGTTCCAAACGGAAATTACCTGACGTCATTGCGTCCATGGAATAGTACTTTTAGAAATTATACTTCAGAAGATTTTAGAACTGAGTTAACCAAAGCAGATAAGAATTATAATATTTTACTAGCAAATACTTATAGCACCTATCAGCGGAGTAATATTGGAGGGAATACACGCTATGGTTTTGGGACGACAGTTTTTCAGAATATATATAATGGAAATACTGCTGCGGGGGCCGCTTTTTATAATAAAGGTCTTAGATGGTCTGATGGTAATTATACTACTTATGTCTTTAAAGAATATTTTTATTATTCTAATGTAGCCGCAGGTATAGGATTCCCTTATATTATGCAGCCCTTATTTATTGCAGACGAAGGCTTAATGAATAGAGCTGAAGCGTACATTCAAAAAGGTAATTATGGTGAAGCATTGCAAGATCTAAACCAATTTGCAAGTGTTCGTATTACAAATTTTAATTCAACAAACCATGCGGTTACTGTAGATAAATCAAAAGCTTTCTTTAATGTTACTGATGATAAAGAAGCATTGATAAAAACAGTCCTGCAATTTAAACAAGTTGGATGGATGTGTGAAGGTATGCGTTGGTTTGATATTTTAAGACATAGAATTCCAGTAGTACACAATCAATTGGCGGTAGATGGATCAGAGACATTTGTGACATTAGATCCTGATGACAATCGTCGTATGTTTCAAATTCCTCAAGATGCCAAGATTGCAGGAATAGAATTAAACCCGAGATAA
- a CDS encoding SusC/RagA family TonB-linked outer membrane protein, giving the protein MNNLPFGKKRPWDSHDSLFCKPLRIMKISTFLMFAFVTGVQAKGIAQKVNLNLKNVKIEDALSAIGKQTKHRFLYSDDVTRGAKRISLNLKNVSLEDALQEVLSENNYSYKVIANTITINNNLVNHSEVKYEVLQNSISGTVKDKEGKPLSGASVTVKGTNTSVSTDGNGQFKINAGTNAVLLVRFVGFSPIEVPLKGKSVISITMNRKDQQLEVVDVISTGYQNIDRKLFTGATSKVNAKDAERSGVPDVSRMLEGQVAGVSVQNVSGTFGAAPKIRVRGATSLSGDNKPLWVVDGIILEDVVNISNEALSTGDANTLIGSSVAGLNPDDIESFTILKDAAATAMYGARAMNGVIVVNTKRGRNTDGKPNVSYTGNFTTYLKPNYNQFDIMNSAEQMSILLEMENKGYYSHSAVANAKDGGIFYKMYNQMYDYNPNTDSFALKNTKQDRLNYLTRYAKANTDWFDVLFKNSLLQEHSISVNSGTEKSQTYFSTSFMNDNGMTIGDNVKRYTANMRNNFKLSDKFSVELLVNGSIRDQQTPGTLTRQSDPVYGKYSRDFDINPYSYALNTSRLITPYNEDGSLEYFTRNYAPFNILNELENNFMQLTMLDLKAQGGIKYKFLPYLTYSADGSYRYAKSERQHHVQDNSNMAEGFRANANPTVNDGNILLYPDPDYPNEQAVVVLPEGGFYNTTLNNIKNYYFRHNLEFDKTFNEDHRLNVFTSMELRYTDRQFADYDGVGYQYDNAGLVNTNYRYFKKAAEGGDPYFGMGYSKDRFVAYAARAAYAYKSKYSINGTVRYDGSNLMGKSRTSRWLPTWNVSGAWDIDQEKFFQPIESVVSGARIRGTYGLVASMGNATNSAAIFYSTLSKRPYENEKESLIYNSGLENSELTWEKLYEFNIGADLSLFKKIDVTFDYYKRNIFDLIGPLRTSGIGGEYEKVANYGEMKAHGVELTIGGSPIKNTDGFRWRTQFNFGINKNEVTNLDINQNIWTLVRAEGAPLKGNAQRGLYSLQFDGLNSQYGYPTFVGSLGERNETSIWLQDTDIDYLKYEGPTDPTFTGGYFNQFAYKNFTVSALFTFATGNYVRLQPTISSNYDDLTAMSTDIVNRWIMPGDELITNIPAILDRFTTDSRVVASDGSSVNATYPYNAYNYSTERVAKGDFVRLKNISVSYQLPKSFTQRLKLANAQLAFVGNNVALLYSDKKLNGADPEFFNNGGVAMPIPRQYTLSLKVGF; this is encoded by the coding sequence ATGAATAACTTACCATTTGGCAAAAAGCGACCATGGGACTCTCATGACTCGCTATTTTGCAAACCTTTACGTATTATGAAAATTAGTACCTTTTTGATGTTTGCTTTCGTAACGGGTGTCCAAGCCAAGGGTATTGCCCAGAAAGTTAATCTGAATCTTAAGAATGTTAAGATAGAGGATGCGTTATCAGCTATTGGCAAGCAGACCAAGCATCGTTTTCTTTATAGCGATGATGTTACAAGAGGGGCTAAACGCATTAGTTTAAACTTAAAGAATGTAAGTCTTGAAGATGCGCTTCAAGAAGTTTTAAGTGAGAATAACTACTCTTATAAGGTTATTGCCAATACGATTACCATTAATAATAACCTGGTTAATCATAGTGAAGTGAAATACGAGGTGTTACAGAATTCCATTTCGGGAACTGTAAAGGATAAAGAAGGAAAGCCGCTGAGTGGAGCTAGTGTAACTGTTAAAGGTACGAATACCTCCGTGAGCACGGACGGAAATGGCCAATTCAAAATCAATGCTGGAACAAATGCTGTTCTATTGGTTCGCTTTGTTGGATTTAGTCCAATTGAAGTACCTTTAAAAGGTAAATCAGTTATTTCGATTACGATGAATCGTAAGGATCAGCAACTAGAAGTAGTTGACGTAATATCTACGGGTTATCAGAATATCGATCGTAAGCTTTTTACAGGTGCAACAAGTAAAGTAAATGCCAAAGATGCAGAGCGTAGCGGAGTTCCTGATGTTTCTAGAATGTTAGAAGGTCAAGTTGCTGGTGTATCTGTTCAAAATGTTTCAGGAACATTTGGTGCTGCACCTAAGATAAGAGTAAGAGGGGCGACATCACTTTCAGGAGATAACAAACCATTATGGGTTGTTGATGGAATTATCTTAGAAGATGTGGTTAATATTTCTAATGAAGCCCTATCAACGGGAGATGCCAATACATTAATTGGCTCATCAGTTGCTGGATTAAATCCGGATGATATTGAGTCATTTACTATCTTGAAAGATGCTGCTGCAACTGCTATGTATGGTGCACGTGCCATGAATGGTGTAATTGTTGTCAATACTAAAAGAGGACGAAATACAGATGGAAAGCCAAATGTGAGTTACACTGGAAACTTTACAACATATTTAAAGCCTAACTACAATCAGTTTGACATTATGAATTCTGCAGAGCAAATGTCTATTTTGCTTGAAATGGAAAATAAGGGTTACTATAGTCATAGCGCTGTTGCTAATGCAAAAGATGGTGGTATCTTTTATAAGATGTATAATCAAATGTATGATTATAATCCCAATACAGATTCGTTTGCTTTAAAAAACACAAAACAGGATCGTTTAAATTATCTGACGCGTTATGCTAAGGCAAATACGGATTGGTTTGATGTTTTATTTAAAAATTCATTATTACAAGAGCATTCTATCAGTGTAAATTCTGGTACTGAAAAGTCACAGACTTACTTTTCTACGAGTTTTATGAATGATAATGGAATGACTATTGGTGATAATGTAAAACGATATACGGCCAATATGCGTAACAATTTTAAGCTAAGTGATAAATTTAGTGTGGAATTGTTGGTGAATGGTTCAATTAGAGATCAACAAACACCAGGAACATTAACGAGACAATCGGATCCGGTATATGGTAAATATTCAAGAGATTTTGATATTAATCCTTATTCTTATGCATTAAATACGAGTCGTTTAATTACCCCTTATAATGAAGATGGTAGTTTAGAATATTTCACTAGAAATTATGCTCCGTTTAATATATTGAATGAGTTAGAGAATAATTTCATGCAATTGACCATGTTAGATTTAAAAGCTCAAGGAGGTATTAAGTATAAATTCTTACCGTATTTAACCTATTCTGCAGATGGATCATATCGATATGCTAAAAGTGAACGCCAGCATCATGTGCAAGATAATTCCAATATGGCTGAGGGATTTAGAGCTAACGCAAATCCTACTGTTAATGATGGTAATATTCTATTATACCCCGATCCTGACTATCCAAATGAACAAGCTGTCGTAGTACTTCCTGAGGGTGGTTTTTACAATACAACTCTTAATAATATTAAGAATTATTATTTTAGACATAATCTGGAGTTTGATAAAACATTTAACGAAGATCATCGCTTAAATGTTTTTACATCAATGGAGTTACGCTATACAGATAGACAATTTGCAGATTATGATGGTGTTGGCTATCAGTATGATAATGCAGGATTAGTTAATACCAATTATAGATATTTTAAAAAGGCAGCAGAAGGAGGAGATCCATATTTTGGAATGGGATATAGTAAAGATCGATTCGTTGCTTATGCTGCTCGTGCTGCTTATGCTTATAAGAGTAAGTATAGTATAAATGGAACTGTTCGATATGATGGCTCAAATTTAATGGGTAAATCACGAACATCACGCTGGTTGCCGACATGGAATGTTTCTGGAGCATGGGATATTGATCAAGAGAAGTTTTTTCAACCCATCGAGTCTGTGGTTTCTGGAGCTAGAATTAGAGGTACTTATGGTTTAGTGGCAAGTATGGGTAATGCTACAAATTCAGCAGCGATATTCTATAGTACTTTATCTAAAAGACCTTATGAGAATGAGAAAGAATCACTGATTTATAATTCAGGTTTAGAAAACTCGGAATTGACTTGGGAAAAACTTTACGAATTCAATATTGGAGCAGACCTTTCCTTATTTAAAAAGATTGATGTAACCTTCGATTATTATAAGCGTAATATTTTTGATCTAATTGGTCCTTTGCGTACATCTGGTATTGGTGGTGAATATGAGAAAGTTGCTAACTATGGTGAGATGAAAGCTCATGGGGTAGAGTTAACAATTGGCGGAAGCCCTATCAAAAATACGGATGGATTTAGATGGCGTACTCAATTCAATTTTGGAATAAACAAAAATGAGGTAACAAACTTAGACATCAATCAAAATATTTGGACACTCGTTAGAGCTGAAGGTGCACCTTTAAAAGGAAATGCGCAAAGAGGGCTTTATTCCCTTCAGTTTGATGGACTAAATTCTCAATATGGTTACCCTACTTTTGTTGGAAGTTTAGGCGAACGTAACGAAACATCGATTTGGTTACAAGATACTGATATTGACTATTTAAAATATGAAGGGCCAACGGATCCTACTTTTACAGGAGGTTACTTTAATCAATTTGCATACAAAAATTTCACAGTGTCTGCATTGTTTACATTTGCAACAGGTAACTATGTACGTCTTCAACCTACTATATCTTCGAATTATGATGATTTAACTGCAATGTCTACTGATATTGTTAATCGCTGGATTATGCCAGGAGATGAACTTATAACAAATATTCCTGCTATTTTGGATCGGTTCACCACGGATTCACGGGTTGTCGCTTCTGATGGAAGTTCAGTTAATGCTACCTATCCTTATAATGCTTATAATTATTCAACAGAACGTGTTGCTAAGGGTGATTTTGTACGATTGAAAAATATTAGTGTTTCTTATCAGTTACCAAAAAGTTTTACGCAAAGATTAAAACTTGCAAATGCGCAGTTAGCATTTGTTGGAAATAATGTTGCATTACTTTATTCAGATAAGAAATTAAATGGGGCGGATCCAGAGTTTTTTAATAATGGAGGGGTGGCTATGCCTATACCAAGACAATATACGCTTTCATTAAAAGTTGGATTTTAG